ataattaaaaaagggcGTAAAATGTAGTTAAAaagtaatattgatttaatgAAAGTACACCCCCGcagcatttttttaattctacaggaaaaaagaatataattGGCCTTAACAATACGAAGAATATCAGTATCAATTGCGTTACTGAATGCAGTCCCTTTCTGCGGGCCTTTCTGGAACAACAAGATATGGCCTCGAGGGGGTTACGGGGAATTTAGTCATTATTCATTCATTGTAAACATACCCTTCTACTAAGCtcaattttagttttaatttcaatgaaaGAGTTAGTTTGTTATGGCCTCCTTGAACATGAGATCGATCATCAACTAAACTAATAACAGTAACAACGTACTAGTAACAGACATAACAACATTTTATCGCATTACATACACACCCCCGGGAAATAGTGCTTAAAACGTGTTATTTACCTTCAAGACCAGCTGAAGTTCCAACACCAAAATTGTGCAATTCTTGGCTGGAAGCATTTCTACCAGGCCATGGGACCATGACTTCAACACTGATCAATGAGACAAATatgtattttaaaacaagtttttacAGTAACTGATGATATACATTACAAGGGAAATAGTCATagacttttaaattttgatttcctatTGCAAATTTTTCTGTGTCATGCTCTGATTTAATAACCCATTTCATTTTGCCAATGTTTGTATAGGGATAAAGTGGTGAGTgcttaatacatttttaatgaataatgcaaaaaaaattcatattaaTGCTGAACACCCTGCAGTAGTGCCAAAACATTAcagagaattttttaaattacttgaATGCTCAGACAGACTTTTCACAGCTGCAGGGAGTAGGTTTTTCAAAAGGTTTGACCAGAATGCATGCATTTAACAGAACTATTTGAGAAAATCTATgtgaaactgtttttctttttaaaataatttctccaAAAGTTGTTCCACAGTTCCAGCACTCTAGTTCCAGTTAGAAACATTTCAGAGAGAGTTTAGTTCTTAGTACACTTTctagaaatacaaaaagaaccatttataacaaatttaaaagatttacCTTGGATTCTTCCAGCAGTACACTTGTGATTCGCTCAAAAATGAATGACTGACTGTCGACCCTGTGGTCTATTTGGGTCGATTCCATTGCTGTAGCATGGCTATACGGCGCTATACATAAATATTAAGAAATCGATATCTATTGTTACCACGCTTGTTTCTTATCTAGAGCATCTTCAAACTTTTCGTAGAAGTGGTAGAGAGAGCACGGAATCAGATTAATAAAATTCCTGTATCAGTAAATATCGGCAAATGAGACAAACAActctaaaatgaattttcgtcaataaaaagaaaatacaaccATGGGCAGACGATGATAGTGTGAACACTCCAGTCCCAGTCTAGAACGCCATTGGGTAAAAGCGAGCGAAAgcatagagaaagagaagaacagaagaaaaaggagataaATAACCCGCTATATTTGAAAAGTGTCAGTGGGAAAAtgtaaagaatcaaaaaagaaaagaaactgttcAGAAAATAACCAAATTATGGTATACTTATTAACACTtttcattatattttattaaaaatataatattttataatcatattctaaaataattgaattgtcTCACTGCTATACTTAAGTAGAAATCAGTCAGAACatgaaatatcaaatattgcatttttttataagGCGGTTGATGGTAGAAAAATACTGCCTTACAGTGATTAAGTGATAGTTTGAGTTTGAACTTGTCACTCATAATTTGTATAACAGAGATAGGATTACTCATTCGATGGACATATTCGCAAGTCACTACCAACTTCCTaacgaacgaatttttttcagaataagAAAGACTCGAGTTTCACGCTCTCTTTTAATGAATTTGTGGTGATCGACGAACGTCAGACTTCAATATGATGAAACAGCTCGATCGGTATATGGCATACAAATAATTCATTGTTCGGACGGTTTGGAGTTGTGCTTAGTTCCCGTTAAGATCATGGATTCTGTTAATGCTAGTTTTGAGTGTTTTACGAGAAACACCAATGTAGCATGATTTATACTGGTGTTGGCGGAAGCGTAGAAACAGAGAAAAGCGTGTTTCGTAGTTTTCCACCGATTAAATTAACAAAGTAACcagaaaaatctaaatttgctcaacaacaaaaatatatttcattattcttttttactatttaaaaaGATAGCGATTatccaagaaaaatttttgtttgaaaaagaggACCGGGGCATTGCAACTGTTCATTATTGTACTATTTAAACTACTAATGCTGACTACACTTACTAAGTCAGATTTTAGTATTGGTGTCTGTAATTGGGaatgtgaaaacaaactaaaaaatcatGATGTTTACAAGTAACTGTTATATTTAGAATGCAAAATAAGTAACTCATCGTGTGATGACTGATCCTAAAAATAGtataagaaatttaaaagacaTTATTATCACATACAATTATCACAGCAAAGGAAAATATACCTCTGTAGTCATAACCGAAATTGGTAATGCAAGATTGATCCAGTGCATGGCTTGGTCATACTTCCCTAACCTAAGAACGGCACACAGAATATAAGTTTAAAAATCAGTTAATCCAAAGTCAACCTATAACTACACAAAATTTTACACTTATTCGTACTATGAAAGAAAACCGTGACTAAAAAGCTTTTGACATTAAATATAACAAATAGACAGCGAACTacgacgaaaaaattaaattaaatctcATACTGAATGAAGCATTTGGCAATGTAGAGGGAGTTTGTTTTTGATGGCTTGGCTCGAAGTTTATCTGAATGCAAAAAATGCGACAGCGCTTCTTCAATGGACCCACTTGGAATATCTTTAAAAAGTGCAGCTGCAACCTGAACATAGAGAAActtaattataatttgatACTAGACATttgccttttctctttatACCTTTCGCTCAATCCATGACAAAGAAGATACCTGTGAGAATCATTAAGTGAGATATgatataatttattattaaaatattttaaaatatcaatttTCTCGACTACTAGCCTCAAAACTGAATCGTCCGAGAAGGTGATGAAGAAGGTAGTCTGAAGGATTAATTTGAATAGCTTTATCTATGTATTCCTTGAAAAGGACACCATTGCGGATTTTTTCTGAAACGCTAACGTAACAACTTGTGGCACCCAATGAGATAGCAAACCTAGAAATAAAACATATATTCGTCAACACATCAACTTTTGAAaggatattttgtttttaaatagacCAACCATTTATTGGCTTCCGCGTTTGATTCGTCTGCACTCAAAGCTTTTTTTGCCCAATCAACagctaattcaaaaattataggTTATATCCTAAAAACTAGAAAACAATTAATGTAGAATAGAATATACCCTTGAAGCTCAGTTCCTTTTGTCTATTTGGATCAGGAGAAGCTTGAGCAGCCATTCTGCAGGATTTTGCAATCCGCCATAAAAATTCCACATTGCAATCAAACTAagatgggaaaacaaaacaaatcatgATAACTGgcaaaatttgattaaatttgacAAGACAACAACCTCACTTTCATGATCAGTTAGTAATCTAAATGCAACTTCATGATCAGCAGAAGATCCTTCTAATAAACTGTCAACTTTATCAAACAGATCTATAGCTTCACTTGAAATACTGTAGAATTTAGAagacaaaattgaattaaaagtcatatgtaaataaataaatgtactTTGTACTTGGTAATATTTATCTGGTCGCCAAGATCATTTTcagggaaatcaaaaaattcttcaGTTGAGCCTTCATTATCAGACCATGCAGACTGATATTCAACATCACTAGTAGAAGACATATATGATAAAGTGTTTTTAAAACGGACAACTTTGAATGACTTTTTCGACTTGcaatcttcatctttttcattgTTGAGATCAACTTTTGAAGATGCTGCCTTGAGCTCTTCTATCTCCTTTCTGAGAATATCTATTGCAGAATTGAGTTGCTCTATGTtacaatttgtttcctttAAGTTATCGAATCTCGTTGCTCGATTAATTCGGTCATAGAAAAACCAAACTGCTAAAATGGATGAACTTGTTACTAATCCACCTAGTATTATAACGACAGGTTTACTATCAACGTTAGATATGTTGTTGCCCATGGTAATAAATTGTGTCCATCAATAAACTAAATGAGTTTACTCCTTAAACTGTAGTCGTAGCTATTTGACAGCAACAAAAATTCAGAGCCAATGAAaagataagatttttttttgttttgatttcgaaattttccatttgactGTAGCAGACTACATTTAGataaaaatggttttccaGGGTTTTTAGCAGTGTTCTGTCGAATAAGGTTTTTCGTGATTTGAGCGTAGTCGAATCACGAATAACTTTCATTTATTCGACGAATAAcaaatacgaataaaaataagggtcttattcgaattttcgaatagaataacgaataacgaataagaataaagtttcgaataaattttcgaataaaagataagaaaatttCGGATTTTAATCAATTAGTAAAAGGTTTTAAGAGAATGGGTAAACGAAATTGatttatgaaaaaacaaaataaaagtttttcggTCTTGGCTTCCTACCACATTTAAGATTTaattggaatttaaatttttgcagaACCCAGTTTCCAGTTAATGCCCAACATAGCGATTTGTGATGACTCATAGCGCCACTTAGTGTAACTTAGGAATTTGCTACAACACAAATTTCGGTGGTTGAAGCACCACCCTCTAGGCAATTCCTTTCCCTAGCAATGGGGGTGGAGCTTCAACCCCCTAAAAGTTGTCTTCCTCTGTCTCACCACAGGTGGCGCTGGCGCTAAATGTGCCTTAAACAGTATCCCAAAATGCAACATTGATTCGAAAGTGattcgatttatttattcgaaaTGTTATTCGCGGAcaacgaataatttttttctaaaagataaagaataaCGAATACGAATAACTGTCATTTATTCGACGAATAACGAATACGAATAATGTTATTCTTTATTCGCGAATAAGGAATTTTATTCGAAAGAAATTATCCGACAGAACACTGGTTTTTAGGCTATCAGAAGCTCtggttttatttcaaattgttatgtagaaaaaaagctggttgaatgaattttgttaaacataataattttaaataattttaattttatttgaaaatttgtttcacttgattttaaaaatatacagtTTTTCACTGAGAAACTTGACAGCTAAGCCTACACGTTCTCTTatattctatttctattcaGACTGCTTCTGGCTTTCTGCTCATGTTTTTTAGTGTAAGAAAGTTCTCGAACAGTCGAACGTCTGATTATGAGCATGTTCTAAGGAACTCTAGATTTTCAGTGTGAATTGTGACATTGTGTTGTTTTGACGTTATATAGACTAGGTCAGTTAGCGTTTTCAATATTACAGTTATCGATTAATCAATAATTGGATTAATGAATGT
This window of the Daphnia pulex isolate KAP4 chromosome 5, ASM2113471v1 genome carries:
- the LOC124194775 gene encoding regulator of microtubule dynamics protein 2-like, with the protein product MGNNISNVDSKPVVIILGGLVTSSSILAVWFFYDRINRATRFDNLKETNCNIEQLNSAIDILRKEIEELKAASSKVDLNNEKDEDCKSKKSFKVVRFKNTLSYMSSTSDVEYQSAWSDNEGSTEEFFDFPENDLGDQINITNISSEAIDLFDKVDSLLEGSSADHEVAFRLLTDHESEFDCNVEFLWRIAKSCRMAAQASPDPNRQKELSFKAVDWAKKALSADESNAEANKWFAISLGATSCYVSVSEKIRNGVLFKEYIDKAIQINPSDYLLHHLLGRFSFEVSSLSWIERKVAAALFKDIPSGSIEEALSHFLHSDKLRAKPSKTNSLYIAKCFIQLGKYDQAMHWINLALPISVMTTEDQSSHDELLILHSKYNSYL